From the Deinococcus radiophilus genome, one window contains:
- a CDS encoding DUF3084 domain-containing protein: MLWLFLGFVVILSGVVAYAADVIARKVGRRHLRMFGLRPKDTALVVAVLSGMGISLASLAAFGVINRDAIATIQRASQLRPELERLQTEIGAVGAELERTERDLADVQQERDAAQREARALETEYAQARSELSAAQADLNEARAASAGLETRAAELEGRVANLRERRDELERLAQQAREQLGQSEEALSSSRARADTLDAEVAALDRQLKTLEGQAQQARTQADAAAGRAAEAETRAQGAERRTQELQVQAQAAAQRAQTLQGQVGELEAARQELNEQREQAVTERDQALATRDQAAAERDRAAAGRDVALAAQAQAEQERRSTEAERNALGRERNQLQTQRDDLQTERDSLRAERDTLTADRNRLQTERDQAAQELEAVRGDVDRLRALQRDLLDQQTDLVAANAELTSDLVSTRTSLGQLQDEFSSTRTELSASRNSELAFTKNELVYSGVVGSPAELDSFLTSASQAALARGGRAAELSGTSRAGLESSVGAFSAGSFVQCRADANVPEGFEVGLSCDARPNQVLYTAGTTVAAGTVTLSADASDLQVQVERIAAQARDQLLSRGLTDSTLIGSSLSVSEMVELLAELVTLSETGPQARVTVQLKARSDIRLDSPVSLRAEVVRLP; encoded by the coding sequence GTGCTGTGGCTTTTCCTCGGGTTCGTGGTCATCTTGTCGGGCGTGGTGGCGTATGCCGCCGATGTCATCGCCCGCAAGGTGGGCCGCCGACACCTGCGGATGTTTGGCCTGCGTCCCAAAGACACCGCGCTGGTGGTGGCGGTGCTCTCAGGCATGGGGATCAGCCTGGCGAGTCTGGCGGCCTTTGGCGTCATCAACCGCGACGCCATCGCGACCATTCAGCGGGCCAGTCAGCTGCGCCCTGAGCTGGAACGCCTCCAGACCGAAATCGGTGCGGTGGGCGCTGAGCTGGAACGCACCGAGCGTGACCTGGCAGACGTGCAGCAAGAACGTGACGCCGCCCAGCGCGAGGCCCGCGCCCTGGAAACGGAGTATGCCCAGGCCCGCAGCGAGCTGAGTGCCGCGCAGGCGGACCTGAATGAAGCCCGTGCTGCCAGTGCTGGGCTGGAAACCCGCGCCGCTGAGTTGGAAGGCCGGGTGGCCAACCTACGTGAGCGCCGTGACGAACTGGAGCGTCTGGCGCAGCAGGCCCGGGAGCAACTGGGCCAGAGCGAAGAAGCCCTGAGCAGCAGCCGGGCGCGCGCCGATACGCTAGATGCTGAGGTGGCTGCCCTGGACCGGCAACTAAAGACCTTGGAAGGGCAGGCGCAGCAGGCCCGCACCCAGGCCGACGCTGCGGCGGGCCGCGCTGCCGAAGCCGAAACGCGGGCACAGGGGGCCGAGCGGCGCACCCAGGAACTGCAGGTGCAGGCCCAGGCGGCCGCCCAGCGAGCGCAGACGTTGCAGGGTCAGGTGGGTGAGCTGGAAGCCGCCCGTCAGGAGCTGAACGAACAGCGTGAGCAGGCCGTGACTGAGCGGGATCAGGCGCTGGCCACCCGCGACCAGGCGGCCGCCGAGCGGGACCGTGCCGCAGCAGGCCGTGACGTAGCCCTGGCCGCTCAGGCCCAGGCTGAGCAGGAGCGCCGGTCCACCGAAGCCGAGCGGAATGCCCTGGGCCGCGAACGGAACCAACTTCAGACCCAGCGTGATGACCTGCAGACCGAACGCGACAGTCTCCGGGCTGAACGCGACACGCTGACGGCAGACCGGAACCGCCTCCAGACCGAGCGCGATCAGGCGGCCCAGGAGCTAGAAGCCGTGCGCGGCGATGTGGACCGCCTGCGGGCCTTGCAACGTGACCTGCTGGACCAGCAAACCGATCTGGTGGCCGCCAACGCCGAGCTGACCTCGGATCTGGTGAGTACCCGTACCAGCCTGGGGCAACTCCAAGATGAATTTTCCAGTACCCGCACCGAGCTGAGCGCCTCGCGCAATAGCGAACTGGCCTTTACCAAAAACGAGCTGGTCTACTCCGGTGTGGTGGGCAGCCCCGCCGAGCTGGATTCATTCTTGACCAGCGCCTCGCAGGCTGCTCTGGCACGGGGAGGACGCGCCGCCGAGCTGAGCGGTACGTCACGGGCCGGCCTTGAGAGTTCGGTGGGGGCGTTCAGCGCAGGTAGCTTCGTGCAGTGCCGCGCCGATGCCAACGTTCCCGAAGGCTTCGAAGTCGGTCTGTCCTGTGACGCCCGCCCCAACCAAGTGCTTTACACCGCTGGGACTACTGTCGCTGCGGGGACCGTGACCCTGAGTGCAGACGCCTCTGACCTGCAGGTGCAGGTCGAGCGTATAGCGGCTCAGGCCCGCGATCAGCTGCTGTCCCGTGGTTTGACCGACAGCACCCTGATCGGCAGTAGCCTCTCCGTCAGTGAGATGGTCGAACTGCTTGCCGAACTGGTCACACTCTCCGAGACTGGCCCTCAGGCCCGGGTGACTGTACAACTCAAGGCGCGCAGTGATATCCGACTTGATTCACCCGTCAGCCTCCGGGCCGAGGTTGTTCGGTTGCCCTGA
- the lptB gene encoding LPS export ABC transporter ATP-binding protein: MTVPAAQLPTEAPQAAALAANLNRPPLVATGLKKRYGRREVVRGVDLRVEPGEIVALFGPNGAGKTTTFYMIVGFIRAGEGQIALGSRDVTRLPMHQRARMGLGYLPQEPSAFRKLSARDNLLAILEYQGLSRAEQERRADALLEEFGLTRLANSDAYQLSGGERRRLELARALTTDPDYLLLDEPFTGVDPKSIREIQRLIRELRDRRGIGVFITDHNVRETIALTDRVYLMFDGQVTFEGTPAEFAANPDVRTHYLGDEFEL, encoded by the coding sequence GTGACTGTTCCTGCCGCCCAGCTGCCTACTGAAGCGCCCCAAGCTGCCGCTCTGGCTGCAAACCTGAACCGCCCACCGCTGGTGGCGACAGGCCTGAAGAAGCGTTACGGGCGGCGCGAAGTGGTGCGCGGCGTGGATCTGCGGGTGGAGCCAGGTGAAATTGTGGCGCTGTTCGGCCCCAACGGTGCCGGCAAGACCACCACCTTCTATATGATCGTGGGCTTTATCCGGGCGGGTGAGGGGCAGATTGCACTGGGCAGCCGCGACGTAACCCGTCTGCCGATGCACCAGCGTGCCCGCATGGGTCTGGGGTATTTGCCACAGGAACCCAGTGCCTTTCGCAAATTGAGCGCCCGCGACAATTTGCTGGCAATTCTCGAATATCAGGGCCTCAGCCGCGCCGAGCAGGAGCGCCGCGCCGACGCTTTGCTGGAAGAATTCGGTCTGACCCGGCTGGCGAACAGCGACGCCTACCAGCTGTCGGGTGGGGAGCGCCGCCGGCTGGAACTGGCCCGTGCCCTGACTACCGATCCCGACTACCTGCTGCTGGACGAGCCTTTTACGGGGGTGGACCCCAAGAGCATCCGCGAAATTCAGCGGCTGATCCGTGAGCTGCGGGACCGCCGGGGCATCGGCGTGTTTATCACCGACCACAACGTGCGTGAGACTATCGCGCTGACCGACCGTGTGTACCTGATGTTCGACGGGCAGGTGACGTTTGAGGGCACCCCCGCCGAGTTCGCCGCCAACCCGGATGTGCGGACCCATTACCTGGGCGATGAATTCGAGCTGTAA
- the csaB gene encoding polysaccharide pyruvyl transferase CsaB: MSLRVLVSGYYGFANGGDEAIALSISRELRAWGHTPVLLSADPAHTAAHCECEAAPRMNPLALARELRLADLLLSGGGGLLQDKTSARNLTYYLGLIRLARLLGTPAAVFNQSIGPLSVRGGTRVRRGVQGLPLVVRDRASLRTLETLGLQGQLGGDPALLLTPSPALIRDETSVVIAPRGDVAESLLPLRDLVSRLQAAGHRVTALALMPAADGEAARSLGADTVLESADPQLLLDAIAASGYVVGVRLHALILAAAAGVPFAGLSYDPKVQGFCSDAGAPVHSTAPDVGLLLEQVQQGVGFDSRAVEEMKARARASFDVVLGAAG; the protein is encoded by the coding sequence ATGAGTCTCAGGGTGCTGGTCAGCGGCTACTACGGCTTTGCAAATGGGGGCGACGAAGCGATTGCCCTGAGTATCTCCCGTGAGTTGCGGGCATGGGGGCACACCCCGGTGCTGCTCTCGGCGGACCCGGCGCACACCGCCGCGCACTGTGAGTGCGAAGCCGCTCCGCGAATGAACCCGCTGGCCCTGGCCCGCGAACTGCGCCTCGCCGACCTGCTGCTGTCGGGCGGCGGCGGACTGCTGCAGGACAAGACCAGCGCCCGCAACCTGACCTACTACCTGGGCCTGATCCGGCTGGCGCGGCTGCTGGGCACGCCCGCTGCGGTGTTTAACCAGAGCATCGGGCCGCTGTCGGTGCGCGGCGGCACGCGGGTGCGCCGGGGCGTGCAGGGTCTGCCACTGGTCGTGCGTGACCGGGCCAGCCTGCGGACGCTGGAAACCCTCGGCCTGCAAGGGCAGTTGGGCGGCGACCCGGCACTGCTGCTGACCCCCAGCCCAGCGCTGATCCGGGACGAAACCTCGGTGGTCATTGCCCCTCGCGGCGATGTGGCCGAGTCGCTGCTGCCACTGCGTGACTTGGTATCCCGCTTGCAAGCTGCCGGGCACCGCGTCACCGCCCTTGCCCTGATGCCTGCTGCCGACGGTGAAGCGGCCCGCTCACTGGGCGCCGATACGGTGCTGGAAAGTGCCGACCCACAACTGCTGCTGGACGCCATCGCCGCGAGTGGCTATGTGGTGGGAGTGCGCCTGCACGCCCTGATCTTGGCGGCGGCGGCGGGCGTGCCGTTCGCAGGCCTCAGCTATGATCCCAAAGTGCAGGGCTTTTGCAGCGACGCAGGCGCCCCGGTTCACTCCACTGCTCCCGATGTGGGCTTGCTGCTGGAACAGGTGCAGCAGGGCGTGGGATTTGATAGCCGGGCAGTAGAGGAGATGAAGGCACGGGCACGGGCCAGTTTCGATGTGGTCTTGGGCGCGGCTGGGTGA
- a CDS encoding DUF5693 family protein, which yields MTVSPLPTRPQPTPPPDPVTHLPPPTRSRWTGPLLGVTLLSLLPALWLAYERVRYEESHKAVAVVMDYPELKSQADRYGRDPLELLADYRELGVNGVAVYEDVLGGWQNRGEVFVKSGADLLAQYPGEAFAPGKFYLSEVRPGALAALEGRFSIQPRSVTLAGREWQEWNINPAYLPVGPDNALIDTLKSQGYTVIYRPYDNEALLNVGADWPEVPFIAFNGTEVPGARDPQRLEQVNAALGDRLPALIEATPQRGLGTLMEGRGAVRMFSLNAQWQQNLRPEETASKYALAARERTHRLLYVRPYPTITETETFLGRTSELLGRAGITLAQPRVDAFAPNTALRWLTMLGPLAALLLIGLSYPLPRLGLLVAGLALLGALGLNRFEPFGGMALVASIAFPALGFVLWRSRVTHWFTATALSLAGVLFVSALGANPQSMLGLEPFRGVGLTLIAPLALVLGSYLPRQDLRQTAADLYRRPISMGDIVVMGLALVAFAVMFLRRGNTSAVGVSDAEARIRQEVQDSIIRPRFKEVLGHPLALLGLSGGLPGYFPGLLLLGGVMGQASILNTFAHFHTPLLISATRMFIGLGVGLALGYALIFALRWGLQLWETHGGGLPERSGRSEVRS from the coding sequence GTGACCGTTTCGCCGCTCCCCACCCGCCCGCAACCCACGCCGCCGCCCGACCCCGTGACCCATCTGCCGCCGCCTACCCGCAGCCGCTGGACCGGGCCGCTGCTGGGCGTCACCTTGCTGTCGCTGCTCCCGGCGCTGTGGCTGGCCTACGAGCGGGTGCGCTACGAGGAAAGCCATAAGGCAGTGGCGGTGGTGATGGACTACCCGGAGCTGAAATCTCAGGCAGACCGCTACGGGCGTGATCCGCTGGAGCTGCTGGCCGATTACCGCGAGCTGGGCGTGAACGGCGTGGCCGTGTACGAGGACGTGCTGGGGGGCTGGCAGAACCGGGGCGAGGTCTTTGTCAAATCCGGCGCGGACCTGCTGGCGCAGTACCCAGGGGAGGCCTTCGCGCCCGGCAAGTTCTACCTGAGCGAAGTGCGCCCCGGTGCGCTGGCCGCACTGGAGGGCCGCTTTTCCATTCAGCCGCGCTCCGTGACACTGGCCGGGCGCGAGTGGCAGGAGTGGAACATCAACCCCGCCTACCTTCCGGTGGGGCCAGACAACGCCCTGATTGACACGCTGAAATCACAGGGCTATACGGTGATTTACCGCCCCTACGACAATGAAGCCTTGCTGAACGTGGGGGCCGACTGGCCGGAGGTGCCGTTCATTGCCTTCAACGGCACCGAGGTCCCCGGCGCACGCGATCCCCAGCGGCTGGAGCAGGTCAACGCCGCGCTAGGAGACCGCCTGCCCGCGCTGATCGAGGCCACCCCGCAGCGCGGCCTCGGCACGCTGATGGAGGGCCGGGGCGCAGTGCGGATGTTCAGCCTGAACGCCCAGTGGCAGCAGAACCTGCGCCCCGAAGAGACGGCTTCCAAGTACGCTCTGGCGGCCCGTGAGCGCACCCACCGCCTGCTGTACGTGCGTCCCTATCCCACGATTACCGAAACCGAGACCTTCCTGGGACGCACCTCCGAGCTCCTGGGGCGGGCGGGCATCACTCTGGCGCAGCCCCGCGTGGACGCCTTTGCCCCAAATACGGCGCTGCGCTGGCTGACCATGCTGGGGCCACTAGCCGCGCTGCTCCTGATTGGCCTGAGCTACCCGCTGCCCCGGCTGGGCCTGCTGGTGGCGGGACTGGCGCTGCTCGGCGCACTGGGTCTCAACCGCTTCGAGCCGTTCGGGGGCATGGCGCTGGTGGCGTCGATCGCTTTTCCGGCCCTGGGCTTTGTGCTGTGGCGCTCGCGGGTCACGCACTGGTTCACGGCCACGGCGCTCAGCTTGGCGGGGGTGCTGTTCGTCTCGGCGCTGGGCGCGAATCCGCAGAGCATGTTGGGCCTGGAGCCGTTCCGGGGCGTGGGCCTTACGCTGATCGCTCCGCTGGCGCTGGTGCTGGGCAGCTATCTGCCGCGTCAGGATTTGCGCCAGACGGCAGCTGACCTCTACCGCCGTCCTATTTCGATGGGTGACATCGTGGTGATGGGGCTGGCGCTGGTGGCGTTTGCGGTGATGTTCCTGCGCCGGGGCAACACCAGCGCCGTGGGGGTCAGCGACGCCGAGGCGCGTATCCGTCAGGAAGTGCAGGATTCCATCATCCGGCCCCGCTTCAAAGAAGTGCTGGGGCATCCGCTGGCGCTGCTGGGCCTCAGCGGGGGCTTGCCGGGTTACTTTCCGGGGCTGCTGCTGCTGGGCGGCGTGATGGGTCAGGCCAGCATCCTGAATACCTTCGCGCACTTTCACACTCCGCTGCTGATCTCGGCCACCCGCATGTTCATCGGGCTGGGCGTGGGTCTGGCGCTGGGCTACGCGCTGATTTTTGCGCTGCGCTGGGGGCTGCAGCTCTGGGAGACGCACGGCGGTGGCCTGCCGGAGCGCTCTGGCCGCTCGGAGGTGCGCTCATGA
- a CDS encoding DEAD/DEAH box helicase has product MTADPRFARLEGFVRDTLGGGASLLYEEEAAPADIVPVSELGWSEAVRRGFGFGAAYRHQAATYRLLEQGQHVIVTTPTASGKTGAFFPALFGALERDPQATALLVYPLVALGQDQREKLQEFARRGDFGWPIGEFQGSAQPAQAFAPGVRMVTATPDKLHWNLTHGRVREFLRHLKYLVLDEAHTYRGGFGSEVSGMLRRLLALSRALGASPQVVLSTATIGNPAQFARELVGVDAVEVAQSGAARHGKRYYLADHRGQPRRFWDAVVRSAAERELKVLAFFRGRSRAARLYGAYRRQERYNDFVHLYMSGTSERAGRLTGFRSARSGVMFATNALEAGVDIGDLEVVILDGYPGSRMAFRQMAGRSGRVGPGAVLYLPTLSAGGVPLPVDAFYSNAGNFRELLTGPIEKAVVEAENPYLAPRHQDRMQAEFRAAGLPLPPDDPRPAPAHWLLRGEDMAAFHVIEQSQWDKLGTGALNFPLESPSQHYALTEKHEEAVFSLDGQDYKVTHWEKTPRGTAILVQPYAAGGQMTRGLYEVRVQPLDMGEWTRQGPVAYRAGTVQVTRVYRGYQIIRSLFERVCLGCDRIPEPTERVCRRCGGTIQDRMQDQKISEHLYDQPVTLEPLRTVALEVAIDAAATEQPTAAAHTLKHLLQKLIPEAVACEAGDLAGAFRSGFDTSFYIYDDWRGGLGIARRALDSLPALLQRSLELTEKDCCTSPEGCFECIAVSRCYAPLLPSGERRPVNKFAARALLAQVPGLTAIPAQELTQPHLADAAPARPFSIPPPADVPQPPADWPSQARELLDLRGLSLPEVSARLGIPSREIGRAVATSTSPLRLAHPKWGEGHLLQGFGQGERREVLVYFPGVGQKRLLLKYAGLKVVSP; this is encoded by the coding sequence ATGACCGCCGATCCACGTTTCGCCCGCCTGGAAGGATTTGTGCGGGACACGCTGGGCGGCGGGGCCAGTCTGCTGTATGAGGAAGAGGCGGCTCCGGCAGACATCGTGCCGGTTTCTGAACTGGGCTGGAGTGAGGCGGTGCGCCGGGGCTTCGGGTTCGGTGCGGCCTACCGCCACCAAGCCGCCACTTACCGCCTACTGGAACAGGGCCAACATGTGATCGTGACCACGCCCACCGCCAGCGGCAAGACCGGGGCCTTTTTCCCCGCGCTGTTCGGGGCGCTGGAACGCGACCCGCAGGCCACTGCGCTGCTGGTTTACCCGCTGGTGGCGCTGGGGCAGGATCAGCGCGAGAAATTGCAGGAGTTTGCCCGGCGCGGTGACTTCGGCTGGCCCATCGGTGAATTTCAGGGCAGCGCCCAGCCCGCGCAGGCCTTCGCCCCCGGCGTGCGGATGGTCACGGCCACCCCCGACAAGCTGCACTGGAACCTGACCCATGGGCGCGTGCGTGAATTCCTGCGGCACCTGAAATATCTGGTGTTGGACGAGGCGCACACCTACCGGGGCGGCTTCGGGTCGGAGGTGTCGGGGATGCTGCGTCGCTTGCTGGCACTCAGCCGGGCGCTGGGGGCCAGCCCGCAGGTCGTCCTGAGTACCGCTACCATCGGCAATCCGGCGCAATTTGCCCGCGAACTGGTCGGCGTAGATGCCGTGGAGGTCGCGCAGTCCGGCGCGGCGCGGCACGGCAAGCGTTACTACCTGGCCGACCACCGGGGGCAGCCCCGGCGCTTCTGGGACGCAGTGGTCCGCTCGGCGGCGGAGCGTGAGCTGAAAGTGCTGGCCTTTTTCCGGGGCCGTTCGCGGGCGGCGCGGCTGTACGGGGCCTACCGCCGCCAGGAGCGCTACAACGACTTCGTGCATCTGTACATGTCCGGCACGTCCGAGCGGGCGGGGCGGCTGACGGGCTTTCGCAGCGCCCGCAGCGGCGTGATGTTCGCCACCAACGCGCTGGAGGCCGGGGTGGACATCGGTGATCTGGAGGTGGTGATTCTGGACGGCTACCCCGGCTCACGCATGGCCTTCCGGCAGATGGCGGGCCGCTCCGGGCGAGTCGGCCCCGGCGCCGTGCTGTACCTGCCCACCCTCAGCGCGGGCGGGGTGCCGCTGCCAGTAGACGCCTTTTATTCCAACGCAGGCAACTTCCGCGAGCTGCTGACTGGCCCCATCGAAAAAGCAGTGGTCGAAGCCGAAAACCCCTATCTGGCCCCCCGCCACCAGGACCGGATGCAGGCCGAGTTCCGCGCCGCCGGGCTGCCGCTGCCGCCGGACGACCCCCGGCCAGCGCCCGCGCACTGGCTGCTGCGCGGCGAAGATATGGCCGCCTTTCACGTCATCGAGCAGAGCCAGTGGGACAAACTGGGCACAGGGGCGCTAAATTTCCCGCTCGAAAGTCCCTCGCAGCACTACGCCCTGACCGAAAAGCACGAGGAAGCGGTCTTCAGCCTGGACGGACAGGACTACAAGGTGACCCACTGGGAAAAAACCCCGCGTGGCACCGCCATCTTGGTGCAACCCTACGCGGCGGGCGGGCAGATGACACGCGGGCTGTACGAGGTGCGGGTGCAGCCGCTGGACATGGGCGAATGGACGCGCCAGGGGCCGGTGGCCTACCGCGCCGGAACGGTGCAGGTGACGCGGGTCTACCGGGGCTATCAGATTATCCGGTCCCTCTTTGAGCGGGTCTGTCTGGGCTGTGACCGCATTCCCGAACCCACCGAGCGGGTCTGCCGCCGATGCGGCGGGACCATTCAGGACCGGATGCAGGACCAGAAGATTTCCGAGCATCTGTATGACCAACCGGTGACCCTGGAACCGCTGCGGACGGTGGCGCTCGAAGTGGCGATTGACGCCGCGGCCACCGAGCAGCCCACGGCGGCGGCGCATACGCTCAAGCACCTGCTCCAGAAGCTGATTCCCGAAGCGGTGGCCTGCGAGGCGGGCGACCTGGCCGGGGCCTTTCGCAGCGGCTTTGATACGTCCTTTTACATTTACGATGACTGGCGCGGCGGGCTGGGCATCGCGCGGCGAGCGCTGGATAGTCTGCCGGCTCTGCTGCAACGCTCGCTGGAACTCACCGAAAAAGACTGCTGCACCTCGCCCGAAGGCTGCTTCGAGTGCATCGCCGTGAGCCGCTGCTACGCGCCACTGCTGCCCAGCGGGGAGCGCCGCCCGGTCAACAAGTTTGCGGCGCGGGCGCTGCTGGCCCAGGTACCGGGGTTGACCGCTATCCCCGCCCAGGAGCTGACACAACCCCATCTTGCCGACGCTGCCCCAGCGCGGCCGTTCTCCATCCCACCCCCTGCCGATGTACCGCAGCCGCCTGCCGACTGGCCCAGTCAGGCCCGCGAGCTGCTGGACCTGCGTGGGCTGTCGCTGCCCGAAGTCTCGGCGCGGCTCGGCATCCCCAGCCGCGAGATTGGGCGGGCGGTGGCGACCAGCACCTCTCCGCTGCGGCTGGCACACCCCAAATGGGGCGAGGGGCATTTGCTGCAGGGCTTCGGGCAGGGTGAACGGCGCGAGGTACTGGTCTACTTTCCGGGCGTCGGGCAAAAGCGGCTGCTGCTCAAATACGCCGGACTCAAAGTGGTATCCCCATAA
- the phoU gene encoding phosphate signaling complex protein PhoU: MRDVLDQELKNSLNATLNMIGTVERMYSLGAAALLDGERQHVEQLRSIDGEVDQMEAQIESDCLRVIALHQPVARDLRQLGLILKCLTDIERMGDYVVHVAEDSEGLQVPGSQRATLSRMMARLEEMSQSLRTALADRDVARAEATVRMDDEIDDLFEKLQQDLISSMMSEPDQVAAALQLMRIGRAIERIGDHMENVAERIPYWVTGEHHF; this comes from the coding sequence ATGCGCGATGTCCTGGACCAAGAACTCAAGAACAGTCTGAATGCTACTTTGAACATGATCGGCACCGTAGAGCGGATGTATTCGCTGGGCGCTGCGGCCCTGCTGGACGGTGAGCGTCAGCATGTGGAGCAGCTGCGGAGCATTGACGGCGAAGTGGACCAAATGGAGGCCCAGATTGAATCGGACTGCCTGCGCGTCATCGCGCTGCACCAGCCGGTGGCCCGCGACCTGCGCCAGCTGGGCCTGATTCTGAAATGCCTGACCGATATCGAGCGCATGGGCGACTACGTGGTCCATGTGGCCGAGGACAGCGAGGGCCTGCAAGTTCCGGGCAGCCAGCGGGCCACCCTGAGCCGCATGATGGCCCGCCTGGAAGAAATGAGCCAGTCGCTCCGCACGGCTCTGGCCGACCGGGACGTGGCCCGGGCCGAGGCCACGGTCCGCATGGACGATGAGATTGACGATCTGTTCGAAAAGCTGCAACAGGACCTGATCAGCAGCATGATGAGCGAGCCAGATCAGGTGGCGGCAGCCCTGCAACTCATGCGAATTGGCCGTGCCATCGAGCGCATCGGGGACCATATGGAAAATGTGGCCGAGCGCATTCCCTACTGGGTGACGGGGGAACACCACTTCTGA
- a CDS encoding NUDIX domain-containing protein, which produces MSEDRSNPAAQPRPRRRRSGRRGQGRPAAQAPAVTPAPTATSTPPATGTPADAGRTQQRRRRSRSKTKKIGNNVQYPGQVTNDTSVPKTAAPSRRGKKRSRPLVMPRIGVGCVVMRGDEILLVRERGRWSLPKGGLESGELLQDGARRETYEETGLVIELRDLAFVVEFQAESWGHHLQFFYTGREVGGELAPGDPDRDVQEARFVPIRELREYIRFRPRLVSLETWLHERRPRHFVFNLDQEPAMLRRRRPGVGAVRRGSDTEEPDLE; this is translated from the coding sequence ATGAGCGAAGACAGAAGCAACCCCGCTGCCCAACCCCGGCCTCGCCGCCGCCGCTCTGGTCGGCGTGGTCAGGGAAGGCCAGCCGCTCAGGCGCCCGCTGTCACTCCCGCCCCCACCGCGACCAGCACACCCCCGGCCACGGGCACTCCTGCCGATGCGGGCCGCACCCAACAGCGCCGCCGCCGCAGCCGGAGCAAGACCAAAAAGATTGGCAACAACGTGCAGTACCCCGGCCAGGTCACCAACGACACCTCGGTTCCCAAGACGGCGGCCCCCAGTCGCCGGGGCAAAAAACGCAGCCGTCCGCTGGTCATGCCGCGCATTGGGGTGGGCTGTGTGGTCATGCGCGGCGATGAGATCTTGCTGGTGCGTGAGCGGGGCCGCTGGTCGCTGCCCAAGGGTGGGCTGGAATCCGGCGAACTGCTGCAAGACGGTGCCCGCCGCGAAACCTATGAGGAAACCGGGCTGGTGATCGAACTGCGCGACCTGGCCTTTGTGGTGGAGTTCCAGGCCGAGTCGTGGGGCCATCACCTCCAGTTCTTCTACACCGGCCGAGAAGTGGGCGGCGAACTGGCCCCCGGGGACCCTGACCGTGACGTGCAGGAAGCCCGCTTCGTGCCGATCCGTGAACTGCGCGAATACATCCGCTTCCGACCCCGGCTGGTCTCGCTGGAAACCTGGCTGCATGAGCGCCGCCCCCGGCACTTTGTGTTCAATCTGGACCAGGAACCGGCCATGCTGCGCCGCCGCCGTCCGGGTGTAGGCGCAGTGCGGCGCGGGAGCGACACCGAAGAACCTGATCTGGAATAG